A genomic segment from Glycine max cultivar Williams 82 chromosome 1, Glycine_max_v4.0, whole genome shotgun sequence encodes:
- the LOC102660806 gene encoding uncharacterized mitochondrial protein AtMg00810-like, translating into MASNKPVINVYVDDIVLTGNDSSEISSITRKLNTTFKIKDLGNLKFFLGFEVSHSFSSINICQRKYALEILVDSSMLGSQPVSTPMDYSTHLHHDPGTRLSNSLASSYKRLIGRLIYLTNTRPDVTHTV; encoded by the exons ATGGCCTCAAACAAGCCAGTCATCAATG tttatgttgatgatattgtgCTTACTGGAAATGATTCTTCTGAAATTTCTTCTATCACTCGCAAACTTAATACTACTTTCAAAATTAAGGATTTGGGAAACTTGAAGTTTTTCCTTGGTTTTGAAGTTTCTCATAGTTTTTCTAGCATTAATATTTGCCAACGTAAATATGCCCTTGAAATTCTCGTTGATTCTAGTATGTTGGGTTCTCAGCCCGTTAGCACCCCTATGGACTATAGTACTCATCTTCACCATGATCCAGGCACTCGTTTGTCTAATTCACTGGCTTCTTCTTACAAACGTCTTATTGGTAGATTGATATATTTGACTAACACCAGACCTGATGTTACACACACTGTGTAA
- the LOC102660924 gene encoding uncharacterized protein produces MLDESIGCMLGQHGESGKRERVVYYLSKKFTACEMNYSLLERTCCALVWAAHHLRKYMLSYTTWLVSKMDPVKYIFGKPALTGRIARWQVLLSKFDIVYVTQKTIKGSTLVDYLAQQPINDYQPIHPEFLNEDIMTLFEEGVEDEDRDKWIVWFDGASNALGHGVGADLLTPDDQCIPFTARFGFDCMNNMAEYEACALGILVAINFKVKLLKAYIKKMIEFFYDISFHHIPREENQMADVLATLESMIQLTSHGDLPNIEFRCRRKLLHCCFIEEEQDGKLWYFDIKRYIEDKEYPREASDNDKRMLQRLAVDFFLSGDILYKRNHDMVLLQCVDVREVEQMLGEVHEGSFGTHTNGHAMAQKILRAGYYWLTMENDCCIHVRKCHKCQAFADNVIAPPVPLYILATPWPFSMWGIDVIGAIQPKASNGHHFILVAIDYFTKGLEAASYAHVTRSVVVRFIKKEIICRPKMNGVVEAANKCRYNWL; encoded by the exons ATGTTGGATGAGTCGAtagggtgtatgctggggcagcaCGGCGAGTCCGGGAAGAGGGAACGGGTCGTCTATTACTTAagcaagaagttcacggcctgtgagatgaactactcttTGCTTGAAAGAACATGTTGTGCCTTGGTGTGGGCAGCCCATCATCTAAGGAAGTACATGCTGAGCTACACCACTTGGttggtatccaagatggacccagtcAAATACATATTTGGAAAGCCCGCTCTTACCGGACGGATCGCTCGGTGGCAGGTTCTGCTATCAAAATTCGACATTGTTTATGTCACTCAAAAGACGATAAAGGGAAGCACCTTGGTAGATTACCTAGCTCAACAGCCCATCAATGATTACCAACCTATACATCCAGAGTTCCTGaatgaggacatcatgaccttgtttgaGGAGGGGGTGGAGGATGAAGATAGGGACAAATGGATAGTGTGGTTCGACGGCGCGTCCAACGCACtaggccatggagtaggggcggATTTGCTTACTCCTGATGATCAATGCATACCCTTCACAGCTAGGTTTGGCTTTGACTGCATGAACAACATGGCTGAGTATGAGGCGTGCGCCCTTGGGATCCTAGTAGCAATCAACTTCAAGGTTAAATTGCTCAAA GCCTACATCAAGAAGATGATAGAGTTCTTCTATGACATATCCTTCCACCATATTCCtagagaggaaaatcaaatggccgaTGTGCTTGCCACTCTAGAATCCATGATTCAGCTGACCTCGCATGGGGACTTGCCGAACATCGAATTTAGATGTCGCAGAAAGCTCCTGCATTGCTGCTTTATAGAAGAGGAACAAGATGGTAAATTGTGGTACTTTGATATCAAGCGATATATCGAAGACAAGGAGTACCCACGGGAGGCTTCTGACAACGACAAGAGGATGTTGCAAAGGTTGGCAGTCGATTTCTTCTTGAGTGGAGATATCTTGTACAAAAGGAACCATGATATGGTTTTGCTCCAATGTGTGGATGTCAGGGAGGTTGAGCAGATGCTAGGGGAAGTTCACGAGGGGTCCTTTGGAACACACACCAACGGACATGCCATGGCCCAGAAGATTCTAAGGGCAgggtattactggctcaccatggaaaacgATTGTTGTATCCATGTGAGAAAGTGCCACAAGTGTCAAGCATTTGCCGACAATGTCATTGCTCCGCCTGTGCCCTTGTACATCTTGGCGACACCTTGGCCATtctctatgtggggaatagatgtgattggggcTATTCagcccaaggcttcgaacggaCATCACTTCATTTTGGTTGCGatcgactacttcaccaaaGGGCTTGAAGCTGCTTCATATGCTCATGTGacaaggagtgtggtggtcaggttcatcaaGAAGGAGATAATCTGCCG gcccaagatgaatggggTAGTTGAGGCTGCTAATAAGTGTAGAtacaattggctttga